TCCCAGCCCCAGTCGAAAAGTTGTACAAATCGCACATCATTTTCAACCAGTTTTCTTGCCAGAAGACAATTCATGGCAAACGTTCCTTCGCCGGGCTTAACACCGTACATATCCAGAATAAACTGCGGTTCTTTGGAAACGTCCATTACCTCTGGCACAGACATTTGCATCCGGAAAGCCATTTCATACTGACTGATCCGTGTCAATATTTCCGGATCTTTTACATCATCGTAGATTTGTTTATTGATCTCGTTAATCGCTTCAATGGTCTGTTTCCGCATATTCCGGTTCATCCCGTTTGGGTCGGTCACATATAAAACCGGATCTCCACCGGTACGACATTGCACACCTTGATAAACGGACGGCAAAAATCCGCTGCCGTAAACACTTTTCCCAGCATCCGGTTGTCTTCCGCCAGAAGCTAAAACAATGAATCCTGGTAAATTCTGGTTTTCCGATCCTAAGCCATAAACCGACCAGGCACCCAAACTCGGGCGACCTAACCGCGCGCTTCCCGTATGTAGCAACAACTGTGCAGGAGCGTGGTTAAACTGATCTGTATGCATCGCTTTGATGAATGTAATTTCATCCGCAACAGTTTGTAAGTAAGGAATATAATCTGACATCCATGCACCGGATTGTCCGTATTGGTTGAATTTCCCCTGCGGTCCCAACATTTTGGGAACACCCTGTATAAAGGCAAATTTCTTTCCTTCCAGAAATTCAGCCGGACAATCTTTTCCGTGATATTTTTCAAGTTCAGGTTTATAATCAAACAATTCCAGCTGCGAAGGTGCGCCGGCCATATGGATATATATAACCCGTTTTGCCTTGGGCGCAAATTGAGGAATCTTCGCTCCCATTGCTTCGGCTGTTACACTGGTTTCTGCATTTGAACTACCGCAGGATCCCAAAAGCGAACCTAATCCCAAAGCACCCAGACCAAAACCGGCTGATTGCAAGAAGTGCCGGCGCGTCTGGCTGTGCAGATCAGCATGTTGTAATTCTTTCAATAACTTTTCCATATCTGTCAATATTAGAATCAGAGAAATATCTCCGGTTATTCCTTTGTCACCACATTATCCAGGTTCAGCATTACGTTGGCAGAAATCGTTAAGGCGGCCAATTCAGGCGATTTTCTTTCTTTCCCATACACCAGAATACTATCCACATCAGACGGTTTGGCTTGATAAGATTTCAAAGCATCGCCGTATATTTTCACCAGAACCTGTAAACTTTTATCATTGATCGGTTGGAAAGTCAAAAGACGGTAACCTTCCCGAAGTTGCTGTTCAGGTGTTTTTCCACGTTTTTGCATAGTGGTCGCAAGTTT
The sequence above is drawn from the Dyadobacter subterraneus genome and encodes:
- a CDS encoding DUF1501 domain-containing protein, giving the protein MEKLLKELQHADLHSQTRRHFLQSAGFGLGALGLGSLLGSCGSSNAETSVTAEAMGAKIPQFAPKAKRVIYIHMAGAPSQLELFDYKPELEKYHGKDCPAEFLEGKKFAFIQGVPKMLGPQGKFNQYGQSGAWMSDYIPYLQTVADEITFIKAMHTDQFNHAPAQLLLHTGSARLGRPSLGAWSVYGLGSENQNLPGFIVLASGGRQPDAGKSVYGSGFLPSVYQGVQCRTGGDPVLYVTDPNGMNRNMRKQTIEAINEINKQIYDDVKDPEILTRISQYEMAFRMQMSVPEVMDVSKEPQFILDMYGVKPGEGTFAMNCLLARKLVENDVRFVQLFDWGWDGHGTTAGDNVEGGLRNKCRLSDKPVAALIQDLKMRGLLDETLIIWGAEFGRTPMQENRNGVVMPYMGRDHHLDAFTMWMAGGGVKKGFTHGETDELGYYGVKDRVHVHDLQATILHLMGFDHEKFTYPFQGRNFRLTDTEGKVVKNIIA